In Sulfuracidifex metallicus DSM 6482 = JCM 9184, a single window of DNA contains:
- the crn1 gene encoding CRISPR-associated ring nuclease Crn1, which yields MNLVSTLGTTPGGVAETYLSLMKGNYLAPFPNYPLKIDEVVVVRTKGTDVSFSVLSIIFSKCVSSIPIREVKLSIDDVMNPQDFKEVRERVRSLLSPGDYLDFTGGRKAISAAAALAAREAGAHLVSTAVDQDTYARMNEVMMRIAKGEDVDPCNLLANGRTIVFF from the coding sequence ATGAACTTGGTTTCTACATTGGGTACTACCCCTGGAGGAGTTGCAGAGACTTACCTTTCACTGATGAAAGGAAACTACTTAGCTCCTTTTCCTAACTATCCCCTCAAGATAGATGAAGTCGTAGTGGTTAGAACCAAAGGTACCGATGTGTCTTTCTCCGTCCTCTCCATAATCTTTTCGAAATGTGTGTCTTCAATCCCCATTAGGGAGGTCAAGCTGTCCATTGATGACGTTATGAACCCGCAGGACTTCAAGGAAGTTAGGGAGAGAGTTAGATCCCTGCTCTCCCCTGGAGATTACTTGGACTTCACAGGAGGAAGGAAAGCAATAAGCGCTGCTGCGGCATTGGCAGCGAGAGAGGCAGGAGCTCATCTGGTGAGTACTGCGGTAGATCAGGACACCTATGCCAGAATGAACGAGGTCATGATGAGGATAGCTAAAGGAGAGGACGTTGATCCATGTAACCTTTTAGCCAATGGAAGGACTATAGTCTTCTTTTAA
- a CDS encoding RAMP superfamily CRISPR-associated protein, translated as MSFLDRREIRLEPITPVFVGNGETLQNGIDFFVKNDKIVVIDQSHLMDRDVRDFNDLFKEKFARTILGVPVIVRSSLQSQQIQSQQILMLNHLIFPASSMKGLLRTCVLNTRTRKNPNVINDVYTDLFNINTLLSRGKFRKARALLKNTASPAEQLMKHRVFSSSIPYDEFKDLMISEPSGEKIGLDLNKIEIIETVGSFRRQVYAITFVRGVLKYDAKIMIRPNNGPYSRLSNITWNEIISSMKDFSVRLIEDEKKKANQGKKDKYKEFLEGLKATESCFPLKVGMFTGHIAKTVELDKNTSTFRDRVMTNIYRHLWDNRTLKLVNGVGVGWTKICIK; from the coding sequence ATGAGTTTCCTAGATAGAAGAGAAATTAGGTTAGAGCCTATCACCCCCGTGTTCGTAGGTAACGGGGAAACCCTTCAAAATGGTATCGACTTTTTCGTGAAAAACGACAAGATAGTGGTGATAGATCAGTCTCACCTCATGGACAGAGACGTGAGAGATTTCAATGATCTCTTTAAAGAGAAATTCGCCAGAACGATACTTGGAGTACCAGTTATAGTTAGATCTAGTTTACAATCGCAACAGATACAATCGCAACAGATCTTGATGCTAAACCACTTGATATTCCCTGCCTCCTCCATGAAAGGTCTCTTGAGAACTTGTGTGCTGAACACTAGGACTAGAAAAAACCCAAACGTTATAAATGACGTCTATACAGATCTATTTAATATAAATACACTTTTAAGTAGAGGTAAATTCAGAAAAGCCAGAGCACTCTTAAAGAATACTGCTTCACCTGCGGAACAGCTCATGAAACACAGAGTCTTTAGTTCGAGTATTCCTTACGATGAGTTTAAGGACTTGATGATATCAGAACCGTCAGGAGAGAAGATAGGTTTAGATTTAAATAAAATTGAGATAATAGAAACAGTAGGATCTTTTCGTAGGCAAGTTTACGCAATAACTTTCGTTAGAGGTGTTTTAAAATACGATGCGAAAATCATGATAAGGCCGAACAACGGACCTTATTCTAGGTTATCTAACATAACTTGGAATGAGATAATCTCTTCCATGAAGGATTTCAGCGTCCGCCTGATAGAAGACGAGAAAAAGAAAGCCAACCAAGGTAAAAAGGATAAATATAAGGAATTCCTTGAAGGTCTGAAAGCTACCGAGAGTTGTTTCCCCTTGAAGGTAGGAATGTTCACCGGACACATAGCTAAAACTGTGGAATTGGACAAAAACACTTCTACCTTCAGGGATAGGGTTATGACAAATATTTATCGTCATTTATGGGATAATAGAACTTTAAAACTGGTTAACGGGGTAGGAGTAGGATGGACGAAGATCTGTATAAAATGA
- the cas6 gene encoding CRISPR-associated endoribonuclease Cas6, which produces MIYKYLFNVRVNHDVVIPPFSSKVSRTLLTLVSPLYKEMIESKSPLKPFRVTVLKDSGVSVMGGTLSKDKIYSFSFTTLKEDFSILQNPSLKTELWGTEFQMELSRVEAVSSLEPSDKKFFHVKFKTPTLLQPPRPMKAKSNRFVLFPYSPFLVKSLHAHWNKYMKPIKVGSYLRVLYSLREINYSVSPISAQYGSNKIRGFTGWATFELKARRGTNVRNGVDILLQYANYVGVGKSRSIGFGEVEVTPQEHPYKPKEGQGVENGKRAGI; this is translated from the coding sequence GTGATTTACAAGTATTTGTTTAACGTGAGGGTAAACCACGACGTGGTTATACCTCCTTTCTCGTCAAAGGTCTCCAGGACACTCCTCACCTTGGTTTCACCCCTATACAAGGAAATGATAGAGAGCAAATCGCCCTTGAAGCCTTTCCGAGTCACCGTGCTCAAAGACTCGGGAGTCTCGGTGATGGGAGGAACGCTAAGCAAGGATAAGATTTATAGTTTCAGTTTCACTACTCTCAAGGAGGACTTCTCGATTCTTCAAAACCCTTCCCTGAAGACCGAGTTGTGGGGGACTGAGTTCCAGATGGAACTCTCCCGTGTAGAAGCAGTCTCGTCGTTAGAACCGTCGGATAAGAAGTTCTTTCACGTGAAGTTCAAGACTCCTACCCTACTTCAACCTCCCAGACCGATGAAAGCTAAGAGTAACCGCTTCGTCCTTTTCCCTTACTCTCCGTTCCTGGTCAAGTCATTGCACGCCCACTGGAACAAGTACATGAAACCTATAAAGGTAGGATCCTACTTGAGGGTCCTCTATTCCCTGAGGGAGATTAACTACAGTGTATCCCCCATCTCGGCACAATACGGGTCTAATAAGATTAGAGGTTTCACGGGCTGGGCAACTTTCGAACTTAAGGCCAGGAGAGGGACCAACGTTAGGAACGGGGTAGATATTCTCCTGCAGTACGCTAACTACGTGGGAGTGGGGAAGAGCAGATCCATAGGTTTCGGCGAGGTAGAGGTCACCCCCCAAGAACATCCTTACAAGCCTAAGGAAGGGCAGGGAGTAGAGAACGGTAAGAGGGCAGGGATTTAG
- the cas1 gene encoding CRISPR-associated endonuclease Cas1: MEGGTIAFVKDWGAFLHVKDNMIVCSLKGKDMWSVSPVELSSIVFLVTGSVSSEVIALANEYGIDLVFFRKGEPVAKVIPARYGGSMKVWLSQLKAWKSSRVKYASVFVRGKLRNQRVVLRYYERKYSLDLSTERLQKLEEEVITCSTVKQVMGKEAEGARIYWSSVKSLIPLKFPGRKRKSEDPFNVALNVGYAMLRRRVWSAVISAGLNPYVGFLHSIRSGRESLVFDLMEEFRPLVDKFLIGKAREKGEEGISLREVYRGLSNVGEDEVFTQARRLARSFEGEEYSPFLMK, translated from the coding sequence ATGGAAGGAGGCACTATAGCCTTCGTAAAAGATTGGGGAGCTTTCTTACACGTTAAAGACAACATGATAGTTTGCTCCTTAAAAGGGAAGGATATGTGGAGCGTCTCTCCAGTTGAGCTATCTTCCATCGTTTTTCTCGTCACTGGTTCGGTTTCTTCTGAGGTAATTGCGCTAGCTAACGAGTACGGGATAGACCTAGTCTTCTTCAGGAAAGGCGAACCTGTAGCTAAGGTGATACCCGCAAGATACGGCGGTTCCATGAAGGTTTGGCTATCTCAACTTAAGGCGTGGAAGAGCTCTCGGGTAAAGTATGCCTCCGTCTTTGTTAGGGGGAAGCTGAGAAATCAGAGGGTAGTACTCAGGTATTACGAGAGGAAGTACTCCCTTGACCTATCAACAGAAAGATTGCAGAAACTTGAGGAAGAAGTAATCACATGTTCAACTGTGAAACAAGTCATGGGAAAGGAAGCTGAGGGCGCCAGAATCTACTGGTCTTCGGTGAAGTCCCTTATTCCCCTGAAGTTTCCAGGCAGGAAAAGGAAGTCCGAGGATCCGTTTAATGTGGCATTAAACGTGGGCTATGCCATGCTCAGGAGGAGGGTATGGTCTGCAGTAATCTCAGCAGGCCTCAATCCATACGTAGGTTTCCTCCACTCTATTAGGTCTGGAAGGGAGTCCTTAGTCTTCGACTTAATGGAAGAGTTTCGTCCCCTCGTGGACAAGTTCCTCATAGGTAAGGCTAGGGAAAAAGGTGAGGAAGGCATCTCATTAAGGGAAGTTTATAGAGGACTTAGTAACGTTGGGGAGGACGAAGTATTCACCCAAGCGAGGAGGTTAGCCCGTTCATTCGAAGGAGAAGAGTACTCTCCTTTTCTGATGAAGTGA
- the cas2 gene encoding CRISPR-associated endonuclease Cas2: MILYSMFYVVFYDITDSNLRQKVSSFLKSKGLRRVQLSVFVGEMNSSTLKDVRSGLSRLHRISQEGERFSIMIVPTTESLFSKRISIPDEDLDEDKIIW; the protein is encoded by the coding sequence ATGATATTATATTCCATGTTTTACGTGGTTTTCTACGATATAACAGACTCGAACCTGAGGCAAAAGGTATCTTCATTTCTCAAATCTAAGGGTTTGAGAAGAGTGCAACTGAGCGTCTTCGTCGGGGAGATGAACTCGTCAACTTTGAAGGACGTGAGATCAGGTCTCTCAAGGCTCCACAGAATATCTCAAGAAGGGGAAAGGTTTTCCATCATGATAGTCCCTACCACGGAGTCCCTCTTTTCTAAGAGAATTTCAATCCCTGATGAGGACTTAGATGAGGATAAGATAATATGGTGA
- the csx1 gene encoding CRISPR-associated CARF protein Csx1 gives MKILFAPIGDPSNYQDVTYKIDNKEYETNACFRAISDHLGIDKVIVYAGLSLCEGCNDLKCCIDSVKQKVSNKIGSNFDLLIAPNIYGTKFIQRDRRNTLYFDFVYFNSLKILEQSKPDEIYIDITHGINYMPLLATDAIMLATYTYIVESVKDVALKIYNSEPVIRGNKGPYTIDNIYSEKITVRQALISLLSFFLSNDSRNVITNEILKVKQKNKEKNRTTYLCRPDLIYSLVNSLSGGVFPYIMLKAKEINECLKKLENLFEKLDFNNYSIKLVFEQGGVVYEDTMPIEVSYLHSLMKGASRITHENDEHIKISEIRNLANNYSVSDAVKYMILNEVDQIQDKYGNNIPDQPTLYAKIRGDVVTKPCLVDKRNLLAHGGLEENVTYIWKEKGEILMNYNGEQECLAEVEKQLR, from the coding sequence ATGAAGATCCTTTTTGCTCCAATAGGTGACCCGTCGAATTATCAAGACGTAACTTACAAGATTGATAATAAAGAATACGAAACGAATGCGTGTTTCAGAGCAATTTCTGATCACTTAGGAATAGACAAGGTGATAGTTTACGCAGGATTGAGCTTATGCGAAGGATGCAACGATCTAAAGTGCTGTATAGACTCAGTAAAGCAAAAAGTCTCAAATAAAATAGGAAGTAATTTCGACTTGCTGATAGCTCCCAATATCTACGGCACTAAGTTCATCCAAAGGGATAGGAGAAACACATTGTACTTCGACTTCGTGTATTTCAACTCCTTAAAGATCCTTGAACAGAGTAAACCCGATGAAATATACATCGACATAACTCACGGAATAAATTACATGCCTTTATTGGCTACCGATGCTATCATGCTTGCTACTTACACTTACATTGTAGAAAGTGTAAAAGACGTCGCTCTGAAAATATATAACTCCGAGCCGGTAATAAGAGGCAACAAAGGACCTTATACAATAGATAATATTTACTCTGAAAAAATTACTGTAAGACAGGCATTAATTTCCCTGTTGTCGTTTTTCCTATCGAACGACAGTAGGAACGTGATAACGAATGAGATTTTGAAAGTGAAGCAGAAGAACAAAGAAAAGAATAGAACTACGTACTTATGTAGACCGGATTTAATCTATAGTTTGGTTAACTCCTTGTCTGGAGGAGTTTTCCCCTACATAATGCTAAAAGCTAAGGAGATCAATGAGTGTTTAAAAAAATTAGAAAACTTATTTGAAAAACTAGACTTTAATAATTATAGCATAAAATTAGTTTTTGAGCAAGGAGGAGTGGTGTACGAAGACACTATGCCAATAGAAGTAAGCTACCTGCACTCCCTGATGAAGGGTGCAAGTCGCATAACTCATGAAAATGATGAACACATCAAGATTAGCGAAATAAGAAATCTAGCTAATAATTACTCTGTATCAGATGCGGTGAAATACATGATTTTGAATGAAGTTGATCAGATACAGGATAAATATGGAAATAACATCCCAGATCAGCCAACGCTCTATGCAAAAATAAGAGGAGATGTAGTTACCAAGCCTTGCTTAGTAGATAAGAGGAACCTACTAGCACATGGAGGCTTAGAGGAAAACGTCACTTACATTTGGAAGGAGAAAGGGGAAATTCTCATGAACTATAATGGAGAGCAGGAGTGCCTAGCTGAAGTAGAGAAACAATTGAGATAA
- a CDS encoding RNA-guided endonuclease TnpB family protein: MARRVKAIRATVSMKIAVSDSLLAIVNNYVKALRFSLFWLKENVKNPNEKGVLGKVHEELYKKLREEYNLPSKVAEDCYRDSLSTYKGWYNNPRRGRFPRVYKPTVWLTPKASYSVNFARMTVRITSVGELSILGDPRNLKEYTNWRIKEARLVIRDDKAFLKVVFEKPFEKVEPKESVAVDINMAEVVVGKDDRNYVRIPTRLEEVHHWKSLAERLQRKYPRRWRENKRILNRVRSFHIKAKRVMEDFARKVGKWVVEVTRMMGSNVIKLENLKNLIKNVDKLPKEFHDKLYLMQYRRLQYWISWQAKKHGMIVEFVNPSYSSVSCPKCGRRMEEKGYRWFKCSCGYENDRDVIAIMNLNGRGSLSLSTAPQMRDVNPNR; encoded by the coding sequence ATGGCTAGGAGGGTTAAAGCGATCAGAGCTACTGTTTCGATGAAGATCGCAGTCTCAGACTCCCTCCTAGCCATCGTTAATAACTACGTTAAAGCACTCCGTTTTTCGTTGTTTTGGTTAAAGGAAAATGTGAAAAACCCGAATGAGAAGGGAGTGTTAGGGAAAGTCCACGAGGAGTTATACAAGAAGTTAAGAGAAGAGTACAATCTACCGTCAAAGGTTGCTGAGGACTGTTATAGGGATTCACTCTCGACATACAAGGGGTGGTACAACAACCCGAGGAGGGGGCGTTTTCCTAGAGTGTACAAACCTACGGTATGGTTAACGCCTAAAGCGAGTTATAGCGTGAACTTCGCGAGGATGACTGTTAGGATAACAAGTGTCGGCGAGCTATCAATTCTGGGTGATCCTAGAAACCTCAAGGAGTATACTAACTGGAGGATTAAGGAGGCTAGGTTAGTGATCAGAGACGATAAGGCTTTCCTCAAGGTCGTTTTTGAGAAACCGTTTGAGAAGGTTGAGCCAAAGGAAAGTGTTGCCGTAGACATTAACATGGCTGAAGTAGTAGTTGGCAAAGACGACAGAAACTACGTTAGGATTCCAACTCGTCTCGAAGAGGTTCATCACTGGAAGTCATTAGCTGAAAGACTACAAAGGAAGTACCCTAGAAGGTGGAGGGAGAATAAGAGGATCCTAAACAGGGTTCGTTCTTTTCACATAAAGGCTAAGAGGGTTATGGAGGATTTTGCTAGAAAAGTGGGGAAGTGGGTTGTTGAAGTAACAAGAATGATGGGTTCTAACGTCATTAAGTTAGAGAACCTTAAGAACCTCATCAAAAACGTAGATAAATTGCCTAAGGAGTTTCACGATAAACTCTACTTGATGCAGTATCGCCGTTTGCAGTATTGGATTTCTTGGCAGGCTAAGAAACACGGAATGATTGTTGAGTTTGTTAATCCTAGTTATTCATCAGTCTCTTGCCCTAAGTGTGGTAGAAGGATGGAGGAGAAAGGATATCGTTGGTTTAAGTGCTCATGTGGTTATGAGAACGACCGTGATGTAATTGCAATCATGAATTTAAATGGGAGGGGTTCTCTGAGCCTCTCGACTGCCCCTCAAATGAGAGATGTAAACCCGAATCGATGA
- a CDS encoding ATP-binding protein produces MIEEYNPWWISRDKVKEIEIFRKFEESQLKWVPDVIQKLSLSPFSLNFVLGPRQVGKSTAMILLVKKLLDDNVDPKAIFYFSCDKIVDYKELDEILEDYLRIKKSNNITSSFLLLDEITYPKEWHRALKSRIDKGDFKNDVLVVTGSLSVSARREIETFPGRRGQGKNLIMYPLPFSKYVELFNVKLPRGDLNFVTSNFGRYSHLTQTLNELMERYLVTGGFPNAIREHSSYGRVSVTVDDFLSSVISDINKLRRSETFFKLTVKGLLERTSSELSYHSISKSFGVGTVKTAISYVELLDKMYLLKVLEQVDLEGNVMVRKEKKFYFTDPFIYKAFSSWTSVSVPGERLMESVAVTHISRLYETFYTKVRGEVDVVVKGNEMTGFEVKFGKVKEEKKILGRMKKVFVLSKDTVRDRVIPLSLFLSMLDVPQSVEFKVLK; encoded by the coding sequence ATGATAGAGGAGTATAACCCATGGTGGATCTCTAGGGACAAGGTAAAGGAAATAGAGATATTCAGGAAGTTCGAAGAGTCCCAATTGAAATGGGTACCTGACGTGATCCAAAAGTTAAGCCTCTCTCCATTCTCGCTAAACTTTGTGTTGGGTCCAAGGCAAGTGGGAAAGTCTACAGCAATGATCCTGTTGGTGAAGAAACTCTTGGATGATAACGTAGATCCTAAGGCGATCTTCTACTTCTCTTGCGACAAGATAGTAGACTACAAGGAACTGGACGAAATACTTGAGGACTACCTGAGGATAAAGAAGTCGAACAACATAACTAGTTCCTTCCTCCTCCTGGACGAGATAACTTATCCCAAGGAATGGCACAGAGCACTGAAGAGCAGGATAGACAAGGGTGACTTTAAGAACGACGTATTAGTGGTCACTGGTTCTCTCTCCGTGTCTGCAAGGAGGGAAATAGAAACTTTCCCTGGCAGAAGAGGACAAGGGAAGAACTTGATCATGTATCCATTACCTTTCTCTAAGTACGTGGAACTGTTTAACGTAAAGCTCCCAAGAGGTGACTTGAACTTCGTGACCTCTAACTTCGGTAGATATTCCCATCTTACTCAGACTCTGAACGAACTTATGGAGAGATACCTTGTAACCGGAGGTTTTCCCAACGCTATCAGGGAACATTCCTCTTACGGGAGGGTTTCTGTAACAGTTGATGATTTCTTGTCGAGCGTGATCAGCGATATAAACAAGCTTAGGAGAAGTGAGACCTTCTTCAAGCTGACCGTGAAGGGACTTTTGGAGAGAACCTCCAGCGAACTGAGCTATCACAGCATCTCCAAGTCATTTGGAGTTGGAACAGTAAAAACAGCCATAAGTTACGTGGAGCTCCTCGACAAGATGTACCTACTCAAGGTCCTGGAGCAGGTAGATCTTGAGGGAAACGTGATGGTAAGAAAGGAGAAGAAGTTTTACTTCACCGACCCATTCATCTATAAGGCATTCTCTTCCTGGACTTCTGTCTCCGTTCCAGGGGAAAGGTTGATGGAGAGCGTGGCTGTAACTCATATCTCCAGACTTTACGAGACGTTCTACACTAAGGTGAGGGGAGAGGTAGACGTGGTGGTGAAAGGAAATGAAATGACGGGATTTGAGGTTAAGTTCGGTAAGGTAAAGGAGGAGAAGAAAATCTTGGGCAGGATGAAGAAAGTTTTCGTGCTCAGCAAGGACACGGTGAGGGATAGAGTTATTCCCCTTTCTCTTTTCCTCTCCATGTTAGACGTGCCTCAGTCTGTAGAGTTCAAGGTGCTGAAGTAA
- a CDS encoding TM1812 family CRISPR-associated protein, whose amino-acid sequence MLDLTEVVEATKDSLMISSSIEKLDERYFKDYSSSLKGLNPNTFNGDEVEVIKNIKGADPNKVINLLRDIRNGFSVNALRDIEDVNENIESIKQHVDMLRSFFSEWYKHQTLDVREIVLSNFYSTFKVERITSNMEDDITSLMKLLNLYIDASMYDKAFSLARELPVAFCMKLKGGGTFDAEDDNYKECNDFVTTYFNSKHSEVLKYRNMLMHGGLSIDLKVNVSQDGKLSISKENQIKIRSLEEESKKLENYELEIMNE is encoded by the coding sequence GTGTTAGACCTCACCGAAGTGGTGGAGGCTACTAAGGACTCCCTCATGATATCTTCCTCGATAGAGAAATTAGATGAAAGGTACTTCAAAGACTATAGTTCCAGCTTGAAAGGATTGAACCCCAACACATTCAATGGGGATGAAGTCGAGGTTATAAAGAATATAAAGGGCGCAGATCCTAATAAGGTGATTAACCTTCTTCGCGACATAAGGAACGGATTTTCGGTCAACGCCCTGCGTGACATTGAGGACGTAAATGAAAACATTGAAAGTATAAAACAACACGTCGATATGTTGAGGTCTTTCTTCAGCGAATGGTACAAACATCAGACGCTTGACGTCAGAGAGATAGTCCTATCGAACTTCTACTCCACATTCAAAGTGGAGAGAATAACATCAAACATGGAAGACGACATCACTTCACTTATGAAATTGCTGAACCTTTACATAGACGCATCGATGTACGATAAGGCATTCTCCCTAGCTAGAGAACTACCGGTAGCCTTCTGCATGAAATTGAAAGGAGGCGGAACATTTGACGCTGAAGATGACAATTATAAAGAATGCAATGATTTTGTGACGACTTATTTCAATTCGAAACACAGCGAAGTCCTGAAATATAGAAACATGCTGATGCATGGTGGATTATCCATAGATTTAAAGGTGAATGTAAGCCAGGACGGTAAATTGTCCATAAGTAAAGAAAACCAGATCAAGATAAGAAGTCTGGAGGAAGAGAGTAAAAAACTGGAGAATTATGAATTGGAAATAATGAATGAATAG
- a CDS encoding TM1812 family CRISPR-associated protein encodes MVNNDSRIIKRPYKREGNPTFVFNVIYSVLKELESNGCDEFLVDITHGTNVLVSITLSVGSLFNSRFFSAPVIGNPGTQEEC; translated from the coding sequence GTGGTTAACAACGACAGTAGAATCATTAAAAGACCCTATAAGAGGGAGGGTAATCCAACATTCGTGTTCAACGTTATTTACTCAGTTTTAAAGGAATTGGAGTCTAACGGTTGCGATGAGTTCCTCGTCGATATAACTCACGGTACGAACGTATTAGTGTCAATCACTTTAAGCGTAGGTTCTCTCTTTAACTCCAGATTCTTCTCTGCTCCGGTCATAGGGAACCCCGGTACACAGGAAGAGTGTTAG
- a CDS encoding RAMP superfamily CRISPR-associated protein codes for MSTTNKSELSPLRLEAILNINVKLMNKTGLLISAGRALGRIGGADVETMSIEKRYQCGNKSTLIRVPYIPGSSLKGRMRSLIETARGLPLYSSDKKIWAHTPTLSSWASPNQKITVDQFINVITTQNINTVFGFSSFSFNDLVRQPDQSRNTSQGSPSGSNDPNERGINVINMLTPTNLLVEDLFPSEDYVCGLLDEKTVITFDDFLENKNENRIDRVTSTADPRSVNRVKPNVEFEGKISVLIFDRTKTKIKEILNTVVDGMKLLEETYLGAAGSRGYGRVKFTSLNFSLFSPRSMSSEDLATYNSNPLDDMISKLDNLSGQIETKIGNKNGKTTDQNKTQERPK; via the coding sequence ATGTCAACTACGAATAAATCAGAACTTTCTCCATTAAGGTTGGAGGCAATATTGAATATAAATGTCAAATTAATGAATAAAACAGGGCTTTTGATATCTGCCGGGAGAGCGCTGGGGAGAATTGGAGGTGCTGATGTAGAAACAATGAGCATTGAGAAGAGATATCAATGTGGTAATAAGTCTACTTTGATAAGGGTTCCTTACATTCCAGGTTCTTCATTAAAGGGGAGGATGAGATCGCTTATAGAGACAGCAAGAGGATTACCTCTTTACTCCTCTGATAAGAAAATATGGGCACATACTCCAACGCTTTCCTCATGGGCATCTCCTAATCAAAAAATTACCGTAGACCAGTTCATTAACGTTATTACCACTCAGAACATTAACACAGTCTTCGGATTTAGCTCCTTCTCATTTAATGATTTAGTTAGGCAGCCGGATCAAAGTAGGAATACAAGTCAAGGTTCGCCTTCAGGTAGTAACGATCCTAACGAAAGAGGGATTAACGTGATAAATATGTTAACCCCTACTAATTTGCTAGTGGAGGACCTTTTCCCGTCAGAAGATTACGTATGTGGTTTACTAGACGAGAAAACCGTGATCACTTTCGATGACTTTCTGGAGAACAAGAACGAGAACAGAATAGATAGAGTTACCTCAACTGCAGACCCAAGAAGCGTAAACAGAGTGAAGCCAAACGTAGAATTTGAAGGAAAGATTTCAGTTCTTATATTCGATAGAACTAAAACTAAAATCAAGGAGATTCTAAATACTGTTGTAGACGGGATGAAGCTCTTGGAGGAAACTTACTTGGGGGCTGCAGGCTCAAGAGGTTACGGAAGAGTTAAGTTCACTTCCCTAAACTTTTCCCTTTTCTCACCGCGGTCCATGTCTAGCGAGGACTTAGCTACATATAACTCAAACCCATTAGACGATATGATAAGCAAGTTAGATAATTTGTCTGGACAAATTGAAACGAAAATAGGAAATAAGAACGGTAAGACCACAGATCAGAACAAAACTCAGGAGAGACCTAAATGA